Genomic segment of Salvia hispanica cultivar TCC Black 2014 chromosome 2, UniMelb_Shisp_WGS_1.0, whole genome shotgun sequence:
CCCATAGCAGTTAACGGTGGAATTGACGCCGTTACGACACCTACAAACAAACGACTCCTCCACACCCTCAAACCCACAAAACCCACCACTATCCTCACAATTCCTACAATCACTACTCTCATAGGAATCATTAAACCTCAGCAATATCCCATACTGCCACCTCATCGGGTCGCCCTCGCTGCCCCCGAACCCGTAAACCGCCGAGTACGACGAGCACTGCAGCTTCGGCAGATCCAAAACCGAACCTGCAAAAACCTGCATCGGCTCGTACACACAGCACGTGGATATCGGGTCGTGGGGCTCCAACCCGATCCCCTCCACCCCTCTACACGAGTAGAGCCCGCGGCACACGGTCTGGCCCGAACCCGTGTCGCAGAAGTCGGCGTCCGGGTCGAACACGGGCGAGGTGGTGGAGCAGCCTACTAGGGCGAATATGTTGTCCGGGGAGAGGGAGAACGGGCTGCCCGGGTCGAGCGAGAAGCTGCCCGAGTTCTGCATGGACGCGCACGTGGACATGAGCGGGTCCGCCGCGGCGAGGGACCCGGAGGCGTAGTCGATGGACGAGACGTCCAAGTAGGCGTCCCCGGCGGTGGAC
This window contains:
- the LOC125208025 gene encoding wall-associated receptor kinase-like 10, which translates into the protein MKAINTTHILLLTLLLINIPPLPSLPGTCRDTCGPIPIKYPFGSGSGCGHPAFSRYVKCSPGGALRLSTAGDAYLDVSSIDYASGSLAAADPLMSTCASMQNSGSFSLDPGSPFSLSPDNIFALVGCSTTSPVFDPDADFCDTGSGQTVCRGLYSCRGVEGIGLEPHDPISTCCVYEPMQVFAGSVLDLPKLQCSSYSAVYGFGGSEGDPMRWQYGILLRFNDSYESSDCRNCEDSGGFCGFEGVEESFVCRCRNGVNSTVNCYGRGNGWSRAGTPGIQTALTIGGFLLMWMIAFL